A single genomic interval of Helianthus annuus cultivar XRQ/B chromosome 6, HanXRQr2.0-SUNRISE, whole genome shotgun sequence harbors:
- the LOC110908085 gene encoding geranylgeranyl pyrophosphate synthase, chloroplastic, producing the protein MALLFHVPINKSQHLPMKIHATHVTPSPPQITLEPLRIPKTSFKFDTYMTEKAKLVNDALEQAVPLQEPLKIHEAMRYSLLAGGKRVRPILCLSSCELVGGTEGCAMAMALAVEMVHTMSLIHDDLPCMDNDDLRRGKPTNHKVYGDDTAVLAGDALLSLAFEHLATQTIGVGPQRVVHAISELASAVGSLGLVAGQIVDLASEGKQNVDLNKLEYIHIHKTAKLLEAAVVGGALLGGGKPDEVERVRQYARCIGLLFQVVDDILDVTKSSAELGKTAGKDLLSDKATYPKLMGLEGAKEFAGELVAKAVNELAYFDTGRAAPLYHLAHYIAYRQN; encoded by the coding sequence ATGGCTTTGCTTTTTCATGTTCCCATTAACAAATCTCAACACCTTCCCATGAAGATTCATGCCACCCATGTCACACCATCTCCTCCCCAAATCACACTTGAACCGCTACGCATACCCAAAACCAGTTTCAAATTCGATACCTACATGACCGAAAAGGCGAAGCTCGTTAACGACGCGTTAGAACAAGCCGTGCCATTACAAGAACCATTGAAAATACACGAGGCGATGAGGTACTCATTGCTCGCCGGAGGGAAACGAGTGCGCCCCATTCTATGTCTCTCCTCGTGTGAGCTCGTTGGCGGTACGGAGGGGTGCGCTATGGCAATGGCTTTGGCTGTTGAAATGGTCCACACCATGTCATTAATACATGATGATCTCCCATGCATGGATAATGATGATTTAAGAAGAGGCAAGCCCACCAACCACAAGGTTTACGGTGATGACACCGCGGTTCTTGCAGGTGATGCACTACTTTCGTTAGCGTTTGAGCATCTAGCCACACAAACCATCGGGGTTGGACCACAAAGGGTGGTCCATGCAATAAGCGAGTTAGCGTCGGCAGTGGGTTCTTTAGGACTTGTGGCAGGTCAAATAGTTGATCTTGCTAGTGAAGGAAAACAAAATGTTGATTTGAACAAATTGGAATACATTCACATCCACAAGACCGCGAAGCTGCTGGAGGCTGCGGTGGTTGGTGGGGCGCTGTTGGGCGGTGGGAAGCCGGATGAGGTGGAAAGGGTTAGACAATACGCAAGGTGCATTGGGTTGTTGTTTCAAGTGGTGGATGATATATTGGACGTTACAAAGTCATCGGCCGAGTTGGGGAAAACCGCAGGTAAAGATTTGTTGAGTGACAAAGCGACTTACCCGAAGTTGATGGGGTTGGAAGGGGCCAAAGAGTTCGCAGGAGAATTGGTTGCAAAAGCGGTGAATGAGCTTGCTTACTTCGATACCGGCCGGGCGGCACCGTTGTACCATTTGGCACATTATATTGCATATAGACAGAATTAA